In Antennarius striatus isolate MH-2024 chromosome 10, ASM4005453v1, whole genome shotgun sequence, one DNA window encodes the following:
- the zic6 gene encoding zic family member 6, protein MTSLSRFSGCPLSCVNPGESNTEPSVVLPPLAGEHMGHPTGSSLKLCPSHNLRDYPESRSTAYVDHSVPNFSDSGYPSHRLEHSPRGIIIGGNLSGTGMPPVTDQLASRTNQHGGFGRYRDFHGCRDNRSHSFFTTYQEQAHASTDASRDLGNQMMLGLPGDLLTRTHPYGQAVNKGNSQQLVTQFLGLYKPLNMAIQRGGGGDAFLRCSKQTVKHELVCKWTDCQEGARKLPCSRAFGTMYELVTHVTVEHVGGPEQSEYICHWENCPRDRKPFKAKYKLVNHVRVHTGEKPFPCPFHGCKKVFARSENLKIHKRTHTGEKPFKCEFEGCNRRFANSSDRKKHSHVHSSDKPYMCKVRGCDKCYTHPSSLRKHMKLHSNKAPDPKRGDARNGDEGHTARTASIRVPDGNQISLSPTHPPTSTQDVPLSPEGRDESTLRSRFHHAFDSSLDYCAHRSQPLLDPLLLQRSSYRSQSSQHPCGQTGPTFGQSSRTFPSTSPFQKSIVNGWYTCHSGVDSFPPKQCNNVPSL, encoded by the exons ATGACAAGCCTCTCGAGGTTTAGTGGCTGCCCTCTCTCATGCGTCAACCCCGGCGAGAGCAATACTGAACCCAGCGTGGTGCTGCCACCTTTGGCAGGAGAGCACATGGGACACCCCACTGGCAGTTCCTTAAAACTCTGCCCCTCGCACAATTTGCGAGACTACCCTGAGTCGAGGTCCACTGCATATGTTGACCATTCGGTTCCCAATTTTTCAGACTCTGGATACCCCAGCCATCGGTTAGAGCACAGCCCTAGGGGCATTATCATTGGAGGCAATCTGTCTGGAACCGGCATGCCACCCGTCACTGATCAACTGGCATCAAGAACTAACCAACATGGCGGATTTGGACGGTATCGTGACTTTCATGGCTGCAGGGACAACAGAAGCCATTCTTTTTTCACGACTTATCAGGAGCAGGCCCACGCCTCCACCGACGCATCCCGAGATCTCGGCAACCAGATGATGCTGGGTCTACCAGGCGACCTCCTCACCCGGACTCACCCTTATGGTCAAGCTGTCAACAAGGGAAACAGCCAGCAGCTTGTCACACAATTCCTGGGTCTCTACAAACCCCTCAACATGGCAATTCAGCGTGGAGGAGGTGGCGACGCGTTCCTCAGGTGCTCCAAACAAACAGTGAAGCATGAGCTGGTGTGCAAGTGGACTGACTGCCAAGAGGGGGCTAGGAAGCTGCCTTGCTCCAGAGCCTTCGGGACTATGTATGAACTTGTCACCCATGTGACAGTGGAGCACGTCGGAGGACCAGAGCAGTCTGAATATATTTGTCACTGGGAGAATTGTCCGAGAGACAGGAAGCCTTTCAAAGCCAAATACAAGCTGGTGAACCACGTCAGAGTGCACACAGGGGAAAAGCCCTTTCCCTGCCCCTTTCATGGCTGCAAGAAAGTTTTTGCAAGATCAGAAAATCTGAAGATTCACAAGAGGACTCATACAG GTgaaaaaccttttaaatgtgAGTTCGAGGGATGCAACCGGAGGTTTGCGAACAGCAGCGACAGAAAGAAACACTCTCACGTACACTCCAGCGATAAACCCTACATGTGCAAGGTCAGGGGCTGCGACAAGTGTTACACCCACCCAAGTTCCCTACGGAAGCACATGAAGCTCCACAGCAACAAGGCCCCGGACCCCAAAAGAGGTGACGCGCGTAACGGTGACGAGGGTCACACGGCGAGGACTGCGTCAATCCGAGTCCCGGATGGAAACCAGATCAGCCTCAGCCCgactcacccccccacctcgaCTCAAGATGTTCCACTGTCCCCAGAGGGTCGAGACGAATCGACCCTGAGGTCACGTTTCCATCACGCGTTTGACAGCAGTTTGGACTACTGCGCGCACAGGTCACAGCCCCTCCTGGACCCTTTGTTGCTCCAGAGAAGCAGCTACAGGTCCCAGTCCTCCCAGCACCCCTGCGGCCAGACAGGTCCCACGTTCGGCCAGAGCTCAAGGACTTTCCCTTCCACTTCTCCCTTTCAGAAAAGTATTGTGAACGGATGGTACACATGCCACAGCGGCGTGGACTCGTTCCCACCAAAGCAGTGTAACAACGTCCCGTCTCTCTGA